In one Brassica oleracea var. oleracea cultivar TO1000 chromosome C9, BOL, whole genome shotgun sequence genomic region, the following are encoded:
- the LOC106317536 gene encoding zinc finger protein STAMENLESS 1-like, translating into MSSASSSLAQLKTCNDINVAVEESKETATENNNPGLGSDSQEVVTERRSENPSLGSGAVPTGNGFICRFCNKRCSSSQSLGGHMNSHKRELQWERKQKENEQQFHRQWILSQYSQGALSNDNNLGNTSEPFKRICTGLYPSFNSGLMDMNMTVVPRMAPTGFFSGNTFTNGSFSGGLEPIPSYNNYPPMLPRNVPPFPPHRTTNLPSYWYPQENVLNEEDVILKLGNDNIVEIDDDDDDDAVDQPEEGPSKSWGADLSL; encoded by the coding sequence ATGTCTTCTGCAAGCTCTTCCCTGGCCCAACTCAAAACATGCAATGACATTAACGTGGCTGTGGAGGAGTCCAAGGAGACGGCAACGGAGAACAACAATCCGGGACTAGGGTCTGATTCTCAGGAAGTTGTGACTGAAAGGAGGAGTGAGAACCCTAGTCTCGGATCTGGTGCTGTCCCAACAGGAAACGGCTTCATTTGTCGCTTTTGCAATAAGCGGTGCTCATCCTCTCAAAGCCTAGGTGGTCACATGAACTCGCACAAGAGGGAGCTACAGTGGGAAAGGAAGCAGAAGGAGAATGAACAACAGTTCCATCGTCAGTGGATATTAAGTCAATATTCACAAGGTGCTTTATCAAATGATAATAATCTTGGGAACACTTCTGAACCTTTCAAACGCATATGTACCGGCCTTTATCCATCTTTCAATAGCGGACTCATGGACATGAATATGACCGTAGTTCCTCGCATGGCTCCTACTGGTTTCTTCTCAGGGAACACTTTCACTAACGGTTCCTTTTCAGGGGGACTTGAGCCAATACCCTCCTACAACAACTATCCCCCGATGCTCCCTAGAAACGTTCCTCCTTTTCCTCCACATAGGACTACCAATCTTCCTAGCTATTGGTATCCGCAAGAGAATGTATTGAACGAGGAGGATGTCATCTTAAAGCTAGGAAATGACAATATTGTGGAGATTGATGATGATGATGATGACGATGCTGTTGATCAGCCAGAAGAAGGGCCTTCTAAGAGCTGGGGCGCTGATCTATCCCTTTAA
- the LOC106314118 gene encoding zinc finger protein STAMENLESS 1-like, translating to MENQVMSSASSSLAQLEKCNDINVAVEESKETATENNNPGLGSDSQEVVTERRSENPSLGSGAVPTGNGFICRFCNKRCSSSQSLGGHMNSHTRELQWERKQKEMEQQFHRQWILSQYSQGALSNDNNLGNTSEPFKRICTGLYPSFNSGLMDMNMTVVPRMAPTGFFSGNTFTNGSFSGGLEPIPSYNNYPPMLPRNVPPFPPHRTTNLPSYWYPQENVLNEEDVILKLGNDNIVEIDDDDDADADAVDQPEEGTSKSWGADLSL from the coding sequence ATGGAGAACCAAGTTATGTCTTCTGCAAGCTCTTCCCTGGCCCAACTCGAAAAATGCAATGACATTAACGTGGCTGTGGAGGAGTCCAAGGAGACGGCAACGGAGAACAACAATCCGGGACTAGGGTCTGATTCTCAGGAAGTTGTGACTGAAAGGAGGAGTGAGAACCCTAGTCTCGGATCTGGTGCTGTCCCAACAGGAAACGGCTTCATTTGTCGCTTTTGCAATAAGCGGTGCTCATCCTCTCAAAGCCTAGGTGGTCACATGAACTCGCACACGAGGGAGCTACAGTGGGAAAGGAAGCAGAAGGAGATGGAACAACAGTTCCATCGTCAGTGGATATTAAGTCAATATTCACAAGGTGCTTTATCAAATGATAATAATCTTGGGAACACTTCTGAACCTTTCAAACGCATATGTACCGGCCTTTATCCATCTTTCAATAGCGGACTCATGGACATGAATATGACCGTAGTTCCTCGCATGGCTCCTACTGGTTTCTTCTCAGGGAACACTTTCACTAACGGTTCCTTTTCAGGGGGACTTGAGCCAATACCCTCCTACAACAACTATCCCCCGATGCTCCCTAGAAACGTTCCTCCTTTTCCTCCACATAGGACTACCAATCTTCCTAGCTATTGGTATCCGCAAGAGAATGTATTGAACGAGGAGGATGTCATCTTAAAGCTAGGAAATGACAATATTGTGGAGATTGATGATGATGATGATGCTGATGCTGATGCTGTTGATCAGCCAGAAGAAGGGACATCTAAGAGCTGGGGCGCTGATCTATCCCTTTAA